The following are encoded together in the Xanthobacter autotrophicus Py2 genome:
- a CDS encoding protein of unknown function DUF1178 (PFAM: protein of unknown function DUF1178~KEGG: rpe:RPE_0155 protein of unknown function DUF1178) translates to MIRYTLNCASGHQFESWFPSSASFDAQQARGLVSCPTCGSPEVQKAVMAPSVARTDRAPAPVAEDAPPAAGAPAASPAPAPADVPVPVLSQPDGELRALIRELREHIVKTSDYVGDEFADLARKMHDGEIEHRSIYGEATVEEVKALREDDVEVLPLPVLPEDRN, encoded by the coding sequence ATGATCCGCTACACCCTCAATTGCGCGTCGGGCCACCAGTTCGAGAGCTGGTTTCCCTCCTCGGCGAGCTTTGATGCCCAGCAGGCGCGCGGGCTGGTCAGCTGCCCCACCTGCGGCTCGCCCGAGGTGCAGAAGGCGGTGATGGCGCCCTCCGTCGCCCGCACCGACCGCGCCCCAGCCCCCGTGGCGGAAGACGCCCCGCCTGCGGCTGGCGCCCCGGCCGCCTCTCCCGCCCCTGCGCCGGCGGACGTTCCGGTGCCGGTGCTGAGCCAGCCCGACGGCGAGCTGCGCGCCCTCATCCGCGAGTTGCGCGAGCACATCGTGAAGACATCCGATTATGTGGGCGACGAGTTCGCCGACCTCGCCCGCAAGATGCACGACGGCGAGATCGAGCACCGCTCCATCTATGGCGAGGCGACGGTGGAAGAGGTCAAGGCCCTGCGCGAGGACGACGTGGAGGTGCTGCCCCTGCCCGTGCTGCCGGAAGACCGCAACTGA
- a CDS encoding Nitrilase/cyanide hydratase and apolipoprotein N-acyltransferase (PFAM: Nitrilase/cyanide hydratase and apolipoprotein N-acyltransferase~KEGG: rpa:RPA0599 possible nitrilase) — protein sequence MTDQGGFSIQERAGLMTSADTSDTLRIALVQLRSGRDPAANLDATVALVREAARDGARYVQTPEVTNLMELDRAVLFEKLREEADDATLKALRQLAQELGIFLHIGSLALKVSDKKAVNRAFMVGPDGEIIARYDKIHMFDVDLGNGESYRESSAYRPGERAILANVGAFRFGLTICYDLRFPSLYRALAEGGAQVLTVPSAFTRPTGEAHWHVLLRARAIENGAYVLAAAQGGKHENGRETFGHSLVVDPWGRVIAEGGADPGVILAEIDLKEVAAARARIPSLSNGRRFEIAEPGQTIGHLSVVRASS from the coding sequence ATGACGGATCAGGGCGGGTTCAGCATCCAGGAAAGAGCGGGCCTCATGACCTCGGCCGACACATCCGACACCCTCCGCATCGCACTGGTGCAGTTGCGCAGCGGCCGGGATCCGGCAGCCAATCTCGACGCCACCGTAGCCCTGGTGCGCGAGGCCGCGCGGGACGGGGCGCGCTATGTGCAGACGCCCGAGGTCACCAACCTCATGGAGCTGGACCGCGCCGTCCTGTTCGAGAAGCTGCGGGAGGAGGCGGACGACGCCACCCTCAAAGCCCTGCGCCAGCTGGCGCAGGAGCTGGGCATCTTCCTCCACATCGGCTCGCTGGCCCTGAAGGTGTCGGACAAGAAGGCGGTCAACCGCGCCTTCATGGTCGGACCCGACGGCGAGATCATCGCCCGCTACGACAAGATCCACATGTTCGACGTGGATCTGGGCAACGGCGAAAGCTATCGCGAATCCTCCGCCTACCGCCCCGGCGAGCGGGCGATCCTGGCCAATGTGGGCGCGTTCCGCTTCGGCCTCACCATCTGCTACGACCTGCGCTTCCCCTCCCTCTACCGGGCCCTGGCCGAGGGTGGAGCGCAAGTGCTCACCGTGCCATCCGCCTTCACCCGGCCCACCGGGGAGGCGCACTGGCACGTGCTGCTGCGGGCGCGGGCCATCGAGAACGGCGCCTATGTGCTGGCGGCCGCCCAGGGCGGCAAGCATGAGAACGGCCGGGAGACCTTCGGCCATTCGCTGGTGGTGGACCCCTGGGGCCGTGTGATCGCCGAAGGCGGCGCCGACCCCGGCGTGATCCTCGCCGAGATCGACCTGAAGGAAGTCGCCGCCGCTCGCGCGCGCATCCCCTCCCTCTCCAACGGCCGCCGGTTCGAGATCGCCGAGCCGGGCCAGACCATCGGCCACCTCAGCGTGGTGCGGGCTTCGTCATGA